From Corynebacterium aquatimens:
TAGCGGCGGATTGCCAGCAGACCGGCCAGCTCGCCCTGGGCGCCGGAGTTCGGCTGCACGCTCACGGCGTCGTAGCCGGTGATCTCCACGAGCCACTCGGACAGCTCGCTGATCAGCTCGCGCCAGCCCTCGGTGTACTCATCAGGCGTGAAGGGGTGAACGTTGGCGAAACCAGGCCAGGTGATTGCCTCCAAGCCAGCGGTGGGGTTCAGCTTCATCGTGCACGAGCCCAGCGGGATCATCGTGCGGTCCAGCGCCAGATCCTTGTCGCCCAGCGAACGGATGTAGCGCATCATCTGGGTTTCGGAGTGGTGGCTGTTGAAGATTTCGTGCTGCAGCGGCGTCTCCGCGCGAGTGAGCACAGAAGGGATCGCCGTGTCGCCGTCCACCGGCGGTTCCAGGATGCCGAAGCCGCTCAGAAGAGCCGCCAGATCTTCGTCCGATGTGTCTTCGCCGAAGCTCACGCCCACCGTGTCGGCGTCAATCGCGCGCACGAGGTAGCCCGTCTGTGCCAGCGCATCCACGATGCCCTGCGCCCGGCCTGGCTCCTTCACCGCAACGGTGTCAAAGAAGTGCTCGTGGACAACCTCCAGACCTGCGTTGCGCACGGACGCAGCAAAGCGGGTGGCGTAGGAATGGACGGTCTGCGCGATCTCCTTCAGCCCCTCCGGGCCGTGGTAGACGGCATACATGGAGGCGGTCACAGCCAGCAGGGCCTGCGCCGTACAGATGTTGGATGTTGCCTTCTCGCGGCGGATGTGCTGCTCGCGGGTTTGCAACGCCAGGCGGTACGCCGGGTAGCCCTCCGCGTCAACGGATACGCCGACGAGTCGGCCCGGCAGCTGGCGCTTCAGCTTCTCCGTCACCGCCATGTAGGCAGCGTGCGGGCCACCGTAGAACAGCGGAACACCAAGGCGTTGCGTTGTGCCGATCACGATGTCCGCGCCCATCGACCCCGGAGATTCCAGAAGCATGAGCGCCAACGGGTCTGCCGCAACAGTGGCCAGTCCACCGCGGTCGTGGATCGCCTGAATCACCGGACGCGGGTCGATGATGTCGCCTTCAGTGCCTGGGTACGCAATCACGACGCCCACGAAGTCTTCGCCGACCAGCTCAGAGGACACCGGGGTGACCTCGACCTCGAGGTCGAAGACCCGAGCTCGTTCGGCGGCGACGGCGATGACCTGCGGGTGCAGCCGTGCGTCGAGAAGCACGCGGCGGCCCTTCTTCACCGACCGGGACATGAGGCCGACGGCCTCCGCAGCGGCCGTCGCTTCGTCGAGAAGTGAGGCGTTCGCAAGCGGCATTCCCGTGAGTTCTTCCACCATCGTTTGGAAGTTGAGCAGAGCCTCCAGACGGCCCTGCGAAATCTCCGGCTGATACGGCGTGTAGGCGGTGTACCAGCCAGCGTCCTCCACGACGCCGCGGCGGATCACCGGCGGCGTGATGGTGGAGGAATAGCCCTGGCCGTGGAAAGCCTTGAGCATTGTGTTCTTGGCCGCCAATTCGCGCAGGCGATTCTGGGCCTCGGGTTCCGTGAGAGCCTCGGGCAGGTCAAGCAGACGGTTCAGCAGAATCCCGGAAGGGATCGCGGCAGTGACGAGTTCATCCAGCGAGCCATAGCCCACCGTGCCCAGCATGTCGCTGCGTTCATCGTCTGTCGGTCCAATATGGCGAGAAATGTAATCCACGTGCACGAGCTCCTTGCGCATAGTCAATCGGTTTTCTCTTAAAAAGGTGTTCTCTTAGAAGTCTTTCATGTCCGCATCGCCGAACAACCATGTGATGGCAATGGCGCCCGGGTCCGGCACATCTGCGGCGGATTCACCCAGGTAGGAGGCGCGGCCCTTCTTCGCTTGCATGCCGCGGGTGCTCTGCGCCCCCTTGATCGCTTTAGAAAGCACCCCGTCCAAAACACCGCTGATGGAGTCTGGCGAGCCCTTCGCGATCTTGGTCGCGGCCTTCGTGGCGGGCACCAGTGCGTCGATAAGCGTGTTGTCGCCCTCCTTCGCCCCGCCGAGATCGACGATCGCCGCGACGCCTTCGTTTAGGCCCTTTGCTAGCACCGCGGCAAACTCTTCCGCCGTCGCGGTGCGGGAGTCGACCTCCGCGTCGGCGAAAGCGTCGCTCATTTCGCGGAAGAAAGTGCCCAACACCGCGCCCGACGTTCCACCGGCGCGCACCAGCATGCGGTGGGCGAAGAACTCGAAGATGGCCGCGTCGCTGCCCTTCAGCGGCGTCGAAATATCGCCGAACGCCGCGTGGATGTTGTGCCCAAAGTCACCGTCGCCCGCGATGCGGTCCAGCTCCGTTAGGTCATCGGTGGAGGACTTCAAGCGGTCGGTGAACGCGCTGAGCCACGCGTTCTTTTTGCCTGACGACGGCTGGTCGAAGTCATCGTCCATATGCGCGCTTGCCACCTTGGGGTTGACTGCGACGGCTGGCCACGCGGGCGCGGACGTCGGCGCGTCAATAAGCTCCAGCATCTCTTTGTTCACTTTCGTGACGGTCAAGGAGATCCCGGCCATGTTCAGCGACGTGACCAGGGAACCACGTAAGCCGCGCTTGACCTTGATCCCGCGGTCCGCCAGTTGGGCTAGGGCCTCGCCGAAGACCAAGTCGAGCTCTAACTCACTCGTGCCGCCTAAGCCGTTGACTAGTAGCACCACGCCGGTGCCGTCCTTGACGGTCACCCCGGCGTCATTCAGCGAATCAATGATGCCGGTGAGGAGCTCTGAGACCAGATCGCGCGCGTTCGGCTTCTTCTTGCCTTTTGTCTGCTTGCGCCGCTCCACGCCGGGTTCGCCGTGGATGCCCACGCCGATTTCAATTTCTTTTTCTTCCAGGTCGAAGGTCTGCCGGTCGCTCGTCGGCAAGTGCCCAGCCTGGAGTGCGACAGCCATGCTGCGCGACTGGTCCGCTGTTTTCTGCGCAAGCTTTGCGACGCGAGCGAGCTCGTCCCCACGCTCCGCGGCGGCACCCGCGACCTTTTCCACGAGGATCGTCGCGCCGGTGCCGCGACGGCCCGGTGAATCGTCATTGTCAATCTCTGTAGCTACGTCATCCGCCACGATCACCGTGGCCACATCCCCGTCCACGCTGTTAGCCGCGACGGTGAAGTTCATGACATCACCCGTGTAGTTCTTCACCACATGAACAACGCCCTTGCCGCGATCCGCCCACTGCGTTGCCGCAGTGATCTGAACCGCGTTGGGGGAGGTGAACAACAGCCCGGGGCATGCCGCGTCAAGCATTCCGTCGCCCACGAAACCCGCGTGCATCGGCTCGTGGCCCGACCCGCCGCCGGAGACAACGGCGACGCGCTTTTTCCGCTTCGATTTTGCCGATGATGACTTTCCCGACTGGTCCGCCGCAACCCCGATGAACCCTTCTGAATGCCACTGCGCGCACGGGTGCGCTGCAACAAGACCAGCGAGGGCCTCTTCCATGAAGTCGCCCGTTTCATTCCTAAAAGACTTGAACGTGTCGGGCTTTTTGTTAGCGGGCGCCGAGCCCGCCTTACCGGATTTCTTCTTCGCCGCCATGTCGCCCAGTGTATAGAGCCGTGGGTGACAGCGTTGTTTGTTCAACGCTGGCCCACGGCTCTAGAGGAAAGTATGAAGTTGTGCGGTATATGCGGGCCCGGACTAGAGGCCCAAGTCGCCTTCGAAGTCACCGGTGTCAATGCGGTCCTTGATCGTGGTGACAAAACGGCCTGCATCCGCGCCGTCAACCAGCTGGTGGTCGTAGGTCAGCGGGATGTAGCACATCTGGCGGATAGCGATCGAGTCCACGCCGTCGTTGGTGACAACGACCGGGCGCTTCTCAATCGCTGCGGTACCCAGGATGCCCGCCTGCGGCGGCGTGAGGATCGGCGTGTCCAAAAGCGCGCCCTGGGAACCGATGTTGGACACGGTGAACGTTGCACCAGACAGGTCGTCCGGGCGCAGCTTCTTGGTGCGCGCACGCTCTGCCAGGTCCGCGATGCCCTTGGCGATGTCCGCCAGGTTCATGTCCTGAACCTTCTTCAGCACCGGAACGAGCAGACCCATCGGGGTGTCCACTGCGATACCGATGTTGACGTCGGAGTGGTAGGTGATCTCCTTGGTCTCAGGGTTGTAGGACGCGTTGACGTTCGGGTGGGAGACAAGCGCCTCTGCCGCGGCCTTCACAAAGAACGCGAGGAACGTGATGTTCACGCCATGCTTCTCGACGAACGCCGGCTTGACGCGCTTCCGCAGCTCCGCGATCCGGGTGACATCCGTCTCCTGGACGTGGGTGAGCTGTGCCGTGGTCTGCAGGGACTCGACCATCTTCGCTGCCGTGATCTCGCGGATGCGGTTGACCTTCTCGGTGGTACCGATGAGCGACGCCTTCTCCGGGTCAACGGACTTGGTGGACCAGCGTGACTTCGGATCAGAGCTGTCAACCTTCGGTGCAGCCGCAGCGGTCTCACCGGCGTCAGCAGCACCAGCCGGAGCGTTCTTAGCCTCGGCAGCGGCGATGACGTCCTGCTTACGGATGCGGCCGCCCACGCCCGTGCCCTCTACTGTGCTGAGCTCAACGCCGTGCTTGTCGGCGAGCTTGCGCACCAGCGGGGTCACGTACGGCACCTTGCCGGTGTTGACCTCAACCTTGTTGTCGGCCGACTTGCTGCCGGCTGCCTTGTCGTCGGCTGCCTTGGTGTCCGCCGCCGCAGCTTCCGCCTTGCTCTCGGTCGCAGCAGGCGCAGGCTTCTCTTCGGTCTTCTCCGGCTCTGCCTCAGCGGGCGCCTCGTCAGCGGGCGCCTCGTCAGCGGGTTCCTCAGCAGCGTCATCCTCATCAGTGTCGTTGGACGCAGCGGCGGCAGCCTCAGCGTCACCGATGCGGCAGATCACGCCACCGACCTCAATGGTGTCGTCCTCGTCCGCGAGGATCTCCAGCAGCGTGCCTTCAACGGGGGAAGGGATCTCGGTGTCGACCTTGTCCGTGGAGACCTCCAGCAGCGGCTCGTCGACCTCGACCAGATCGCCGACTTCCTTCAGCCAGGTGGTGATGGTGCCCTCGGTCACAGACTCGCCGAGTTCCGGCATTTCAACATCGACGGACTCGCCGCTGCCCTTGGTGTTGGAGGCGGAACCAGAGCCGGATTTCTTCGGCGCGTCAGCTGGGTTCGGGGTAGTGCCGGCTGCGTCCTGCTCGACCTCGTCGGTGTTCGCAGCGTCGACTTCTTCGGAGGCGTCAGCCGCGGAGTCTTCGTCGCCGCCAGCGGGTGCTTCGCCTTCCTCACCGACGATGGCGATGACCTCACCGACCTCTACCGTGTCATCTTCTTCAGCCTTGATCTCCAGGAGAACACCGGCGACAGGCGATGGAACCTCCGTATCAACCTTGTCGGTGGAAACCTCGAGCAACGGCTCGTCGACTTCGACGGTGTCGCCGACTTCTTTCAGCCACGTCGTGATAGTGCCTTCGGTGACTGATTCGCCCAGCTCGGGCATCTCAATTGAGTGAGCCATGATGTGTGTGGTCTCCTGTGATCTTGTGGGACAATCGTGCGTCCCAGCGTACCCGCTTAACCCCAGTTGCGTTCGGTAGATTGTCAGATAGCAACATTCAGTTTCCTGCGGGCGTTCATTAAGATGATCAACCGTGTTTAACCTTTTCGGGTCCCGGAAGAAATCCTCGCCGCTCAAGCCGCCGCGAGGTCCCGGCGATACGCTGCGCCCTGAAGACGCCGCCCACCTCAAGCAGTGGGTCCAGGGCCGCGCCTTTGTTGAGGGGTTCGTCGAGCCCGAGACCGTGGTTAATGAGATGTCGGTCGTGCTTGTCGACGAAAACGGGGAGTACACCCGCCGCCGGATCGGCGGGCCGAAAGGCATTGATGCCGTTGCAAAGCTGCTGGGGATCTCTCTGTATGACGTGGAAGAAACCGGCTACCCCGGCAGGATGCGCAAGCGCATGGAGCAGGAACGCATCCTGCGCAAACGCGAAGAGCAAAAGGAACGCCGCGCCAAGTTCGAGCGCGGCGAAGACCCTAATACTTAAAGAAATTTACGTAAAACTTAGGCCCTCTGCGGGCGCGGATCTGCCCGCAGAACCTCAATCAGGGTCCGTACGGGCACGCCCGTCGCGCGGGCTGGGGTGATTCCGTACGGTGCGCCGGAGTTCCACGCCGGGCTCGCGATGTCGAGGTGCGCCCAGTTGATGCCGTCGGCAACGAAGCGGGAGAGGTAGGTGCCTGCGTATTCCATCCCGCCGTAGCGGTCGCCGCCGATGTTGCGTAGGTCCGCGACCTTGGAGGCGATTTCTTCCTCGTGCTCTTCTAAAAGCGGCATTGCCCAGGCGGGTTCGTCGAGTTCACGGGCGGTGTCAGCAATCCGGTCGCGCAGCTCGTCTGTACCCATCACCGCGAATGTTCGCTTGCCCAGCGCCACCATTTGCGCGCCGGTAAGGGTGGACACCTCAATCAGGTCATCGGGGTTTTCTTCGCTGGCGCGCGCAATCGCGTCGGCAAGCACGAGGCGCCCTTCAGCGTCGGTGTTTAAGACCTCGCTGGTGATGCCGCCGTAGTGGGTGATTACGTCGCCGGGGCGCTGCGCGCTGCCTGACGGCATGTTTTCCGCCAACGCCATCCACGCATCCACGCGCACGGGCAGGTTCAACTGTGCGGCGGCAAGAACTGCTGCACAGACGGCCGCCGATCCGCCCATGTCCATCACCATCTGATCCATCCCGGCGGCCGGTTTGATGGAAATCCCACCGGTGTCAAAGGTGACGCCCTTGCCCACGAGGGCCACGGACCGTTCCGCATCAGCCGGCGCCCACGACAGGTGCACCAACCGCGGCGGCCTGGCGGAACCTTGGCCGACCGCGAGGATGCCGCCGAAACCCTGCTCAGCCAGTGCGCTCTCATCCAAGACCTCGACGGTAAGGCCAGCGCTACGGCCCAAGTCCGCGACGATATCCGCGTAGGAAGCGGGGAAGAGGTAATTGGCTGGCGTGTTCACTAGGTCACGGGCAAGCCCGGTCGCCTGGGCGATCGTCAGCGCCGCGTCAAATTCCTCCTGCTGCTCCTCGGTTCCCAACACGGTCACTTTTGCCGTGGCGTCGACAGCCGGCTCGATGCCTTCGGCCTCGGCGAGTTTCTCGCCCTCTGCCGTCGAGAGTTCTTCCGCGCCTGTGGACTTGAAGCCGTTGTAGACGTACCCGCCGAGTACCAAACCCTCGACGATCGGCCGCACGCCCAGCTCGGCACCGATCACCGCGTGGTCCACGCCCTTTAGCGATCGCGCGGCGGATGCCACTGCTCGCCGCACCGAGGTTTCGCTGAAGCCAGTGCGGGGGTTGGACTCCCCATCGTCGTCAAGCATGCCCAGCCCGAACGCGATGTAGAGGGTCGAATCGACCACAACGCGCGTGATCTCGCCGTGCTTGCCCGTCGCGCCCACCGCGGTGAGCGCTTCAAGCACGCCCTTATCGACGAGGGGGGTCACCGGAATTTCCAGACCCTCATTCTGACCAACGGGGATGAGACGCGCGACCTGCGCGAAACGCTGCGTTGCGTTGGCGGCCTCAAAGTTGACGGTGGGGGTGGTGGAACGGCGGGGGAATAAATCAGTCGTGGGAAAGCTCATGCTGCCAAGGGTACTTGTGCATATCCGGGCGGCTCCTGACGGCGAGAATGTCCGCCACGGTGAGTAAGCTGTATCTCTATGACGGACGCCACTGATTTCACTGTCACTACGAACCCGAACCCAGCGACTGATGCGCAGATCGCGGAGGTTTTAGCTGACCCGAAGTTCGGCAACCACTTCACTGACCACATGGTCTCGATTGACTGGACGGCGGATAAAGGTTGGCACAACGCCCAAGTACGCCCGTATGAGGCACTGTCGTGCGATCCCGCATCGATGGTGTTCCACTACGGCCAAGCCATTTTTGAGGGCCTGAAGGCGTACCGCCACGCGGACGGCTCGATCGTCGCGTTTAGGCCAGAGCAGAACGCACAACGCATGCAGGCCTCCGCGCGCCGACTAGCCATGCCGGAGATCCCAGAAGATCTGTTCATCGAAGCGGTGCGTCAGTTGGTAGACGTAGACCAGCGGTGGGTGCCGGAGGCCGGTGGGGAAGCGTCGCTGTACCTCCGCCCGTTCATGATTGCCACGGAGATTGGCTTGGGCGTGCACCCGGCCAACTCCTACACGTTCTTCGTCATTGCTTCGCCCGCTGGCGCCTACTTCAAGGGCGGCGTGAAACCCGTCAAGGTGTGGGTGAGCGATGAGTACGTGCGCGCCGCGCCGGGCGGTACCGGTGCCGCGAAGTTCGCGGGCAATTACGCTGCGTCCCTGGCTGCGCAGGCAGCAGCAGAAGAACAAGACTGCGACCAGGTTGTGTGGTTGGATGCCGTTGAGCGCCGCTACATCGAAGAGATGGGCGGTATGAACCTGATGTTCGTGTACGGCTCCGAAGGCGGCGAGGTGACCGTGGTGACTCCGCAGCTGTCGGGCTCCTTGCTGCCGGGTATTACCCGCGATTCCCTGCTTCAGGTCGCGCGCGATCTAGGCTATGAGACCAAGGAGCGCCTGATTTCCTACGAGCAGTGGCGCGATGATGTCGCCTCCGGCGCGATGACCGAATCGTTTGCGTGCGGCACCGCTGCCGTGATCACCCCGGTGGGCCACGTCGTGGGCAAGGAGCTGGACTTCACGGTCAACGACAATAAGGCTGGCGATGTCACGATGAAGATGCGTGAGCGGCTTACTGCGATCCAGCGGGGCGAAGCAGCCGATGAGCATGGATGGATCCACGCCCTAGTGACTGCCTAAGCACCCACCGGGGTGGCCGTCCGTTTAGGTGGCGTCGTCGACTTCCCAGCCGGGTTCGTCGCCTGAGACCTCGGCGTGTCCTTCGGCCTCATGAGCCTCCTGCACGCGCATTTCATCGGCGATGAGATCGATCGTTGCAGTGATTGCCGGGAATACTGTTAGCGCGCCCACGCCTTGGCCAGTCGTAATGTCTAGCGCTGCTAGGGGCGTCAGGTCCAAAGCCTGAACGGCAATGGCGTGGCAGGGCTCGGGGCTGAGTTGCCCAGCCATCATCCACTGCTTGGCCCCGGGTGCAAGCCGCTCGGCGATGTAGGCGGCAACGGCGGTGAACGCGCCGTCGATAAGCATGGGCGTGCTACGCACAGCGGCCTGTGCCATGAATGCGGCGGCCGCCACGAAATCTGGGCTGGAAATCGCAGTGAGCACCGCCTCGAGGTCGTTGCGGACATCGCGCACGCGGAACATCGCGTCGCGTACTGCTGCCACCTTGACCTTCCAGACCTCGTCATTAATCCCGCTGCCGCGGCCCACGATCTTCACCGGCTCCGTATAGGCGAAGGTGGCCATGACCGCCGCGGCGACGGTGGTGTTGCCCACGCCCAGGTCGCCAATGATGAAAAAGTCCGCACCGGAATCAATTTCCTGATCCGCGATCCGCACGCCGAGCTGCGCCGCGCGGAGGAAATCCGCATCATCCATCGCGTTATCCACGTCAAAAGGCCGCGTGGCAAGGCTGATCTTGTCCTGCGTGTCCTCGGGCTCGCGGTTGAGCGAAACATCGACCAGCCGTACAGACGAACCGGCGATACGTGCGGCGGTGTTGACGGGAGCAGACCCGGCCTCCATTTCCTCGGCCTGAAGCACGCTCGCCTCCGGCGTGAATGCCGACACACCGCGGGAGGCGATGCCGTGATCGCCCGCGAACACGATCGTGCGGGGGCGCGCGAGACGCTGCGGGATGTGGGTGCCTTGGCAGCCAGCAAGCCACGCGGCAACCTGGGCGAGCCGCCCGTAAGACATCGCCCGTGGGTTGGACACGAGCGACTCTTTCAAGCGAGCTTCAGCAGTGACATCAGGGGCGGGGACTGGTGGGAACTCGATCATGGCCGGACTCTCCTTACACGGTTGAGCGTTGAGCGCGCGTAGTAGCGGTTCTACACCGTCGCGCCGATAGCTACCTGTGGTTTCGGCGTGCGCCAGTTCCGCGGCTGCGTTGCGCGGGAGTAGGCATACATCCCCAGGCTAAAGCCAGTTTCCGTCGTGGAGGGGAACTTTTTGCGCACCGCGTTATTAGCGCGGCGGCCAATGATGAAGGCTTCAGCGAACATGGCGATGATGAACACCAGCGAGCCGATGGACACCGCGTTGGCCAGCATGGGGTTGCGGCTGCCAAAGAACATCAGGATCAGCAGAACAAACGCTGCTGGCATGACGAAGTTGGACAAGAACCTACGGGAATCCACCCAGTCACGGACGTAGCGGCGGACGTCGCCCTGGTCGCGCGCGAGCAGGTAGCGTTCATCGCCCGCGTCCATCTTGGCTTGGATGTCGCGGTTGTATTCGCGGCGCTTTTCGCGTTCGTCCTTCTTATACTGCTTCCACTCTTCCTTGCTCATGGACGCTTTAAGCTCCTTGCGCTTTTGGGCAGCCTGCGGAGTGGACAAGGCATTCTTATCGCGCACAACGCCGCGCTTGACCTCTTGGTCGTGCCGCTTAGGCGTCGGCCGGCCCTTGGGCGGGGTGTAGCCCTTCGGAAGTTTCTTTTCTTCCTTCGGGGTCTCCGGTAGCTCAACCTTGGTGGAGCCGCTCGCGCTGCTCGCAGCAGTTTCGTCTTTCTTCCAGGGAAGTTTCACCCCTCCAGGCTACAAAATGGCGTCCGCTCGCCACGTCCCGGGGGCATGCGCCATGAAAGGCTAACCTAAGTTCCGAAAGTTCTTTGGATAGGATGGAACAACTTCAGCGTCCATGCGTTGAAGACAACTGGAAGCAGAAACCTTAAAAGAGGAGGAATCAACCCATGACCGCACCAGCCTCAACCACCGGCG
This genomic window contains:
- the gcvP gene encoding aminomethyl-transferring glycine dehydrogenase, coding for MDYISRHIGPTDDERSDMLGTVGYGSLDELVTAAIPSGILLNRLLDLPEALTEPEAQNRLRELAAKNTMLKAFHGQGYSSTITPPVIRRGVVEDAGWYTAYTPYQPEISQGRLEALLNFQTMVEELTGMPLANASLLDEATAAAEAVGLMSRSVKKGRRVLLDARLHPQVIAVAAERARVFDLEVEVTPVSSELVGEDFVGVVIAYPGTEGDIIDPRPVIQAIHDRGGLATVAADPLALMLLESPGSMGADIVIGTTQRLGVPLFYGGPHAAYMAVTEKLKRQLPGRLVGVSVDAEGYPAYRLALQTREQHIRREKATSNICTAQALLAVTASMYAVYHGPEGLKEIAQTVHSYATRFAASVRNAGLEVVHEHFFDTVAVKEPGRAQGIVDALAQTGYLVRAIDADTVGVSFGEDTSDEDLAALLSGFGILEPPVDGDTAIPSVLTRAETPLQHEIFNSHHSETQMMRYIRSLGDKDLALDRTMIPLGSCTMKLNPTAGLEAITWPGFANVHPFTPDEYTEGWRELISELSEWLVEITGYDAVSVQPNSGAQGELAGLLAIRRYHVANGQGERDICIIPASAHGTNAASAALANLKVVVVATAEDGSIDIEDLDAKLAQHADRVAAIMITYPSTHGVYEDTVQEVADKVHAVGGQVYIDGANMNALTGLARPGDFGGDVSHLNLHKTFTIPHGGGGPGVGPIGVGEHLIPFLPSDPQSKTADTAAEAPVGEGVPMSSTTYGSAGVLPISWSYIAMSGGAGLADATANAILAANYVARELNDSFPVLYTGANNLVGHECILDIRPVTDACGVTAADVAKRLVDYGFHAPTLAFPVAGTLMVEPTESEDKAELDRFITAMRSIRAEIQDIIDGKVAYSDSVVHNAPYTARSLVNSNWDYPFTREEAAYPVDSLLTNKYFPPVRRIDEAYGDRNLVCSCPPPEAFALNSDTDPIGEDVVEPVVTDENSK
- a CDS encoding dihydroxyacetone kinase family protein, which produces MAAKKKSGKAGSAPANKKPDTFKSFRNETGDFMEEALAGLVAAHPCAQWHSEGFIGVAADQSGKSSSAKSKRKKRVAVVSGGGSGHEPMHAGFVGDGMLDAACPGLLFTSPNAVQITAATQWADRGKGVVHVVKNYTGDVMNFTVAANSVDGDVATVIVADDVATEIDNDDSPGRRGTGATILVEKVAGAAAERGDELARVAKLAQKTADQSRSMAVALQAGHLPTSDRQTFDLEEKEIEIGVGIHGEPGVERRKQTKGKKKPNARDLVSELLTGIIDSLNDAGVTVKDGTGVVLLVNGLGGTSELELDLVFGEALAQLADRGIKVKRGLRGSLVTSLNMAGISLTVTKVNKEMLELIDAPTSAPAWPAVAVNPKVASAHMDDDFDQPSSGKKNAWLSAFTDRLKSSTDDLTELDRIAGDGDFGHNIHAAFGDISTPLKGSDAAIFEFFAHRMLVRAGGTSGAVLGTFFREMSDAFADAEVDSRTATAEEFAAVLAKGLNEGVAAIVDLGGAKEGDNTLIDALVPATKAATKIAKGSPDSISGVLDGVLSKAIKGAQSTRGMQAKKGRASYLGESAADVPDPGAIAITWLFGDADMKDF
- the sucB gene encoding 2-oxoglutarate dehydrogenase, E2 component, dihydrolipoamide succinyltransferase, whose translation is MAHSIEMPELGESVTEGTITTWLKEVGDTVEVDEPLLEVSTDKVDTEVPSPVAGVLLEIKAEEDDTVEVGEVIAIVGEEGEAPAGGDEDSAADASEEVDAANTDEVEQDAAGTTPNPADAPKKSGSGSASNTKGSGESVDVEMPELGESVTEGTITTWLKEVGDLVEVDEPLLEVSTDKVDTEIPSPVEGTLLEILADEDDTIEVGGVICRIGDAEAAAAASNDTDEDDAAEEPADEAPADEAPAEAEPEKTEEKPAPAATESKAEAAAADTKAADDKAAGSKSADNKVEVNTGKVPYVTPLVRKLADKHGVELSTVEGTGVGGRIRKQDVIAAAEAKNAPAGAADAGETAAAAPKVDSSDPKSRWSTKSVDPEKASLIGTTEKVNRIREITAAKMVESLQTTAQLTHVQETDVTRIAELRKRVKPAFVEKHGVNITFLAFFVKAAAEALVSHPNVNASYNPETKEITYHSDVNIGIAVDTPMGLLVPVLKKVQDMNLADIAKGIADLAERARTKKLRPDDLSGATFTVSNIGSQGALLDTPILTPPQAGILGTAAIEKRPVVVTNDGVDSIAIRQMCYIPLTYDHQLVDGADAGRFVTTIKDRIDTGDFEGDLGL
- a CDS encoding oxidoreductase, whose protein sequence is MFNLFGSRKKSSPLKPPRGPGDTLRPEDAAHLKQWVQGRAFVEGFVEPETVVNEMSVVLVDENGEYTRRRIGGPKGIDAVAKLLGISLYDVEETGYPGRMRKRMEQERILRKREEQKERRAKFERGEDPNT
- a CDS encoding leucyl aminopeptidase; translation: MSFPTTDLFPRRSTTPTVNFEAANATQRFAQVARLIPVGQNEGLEIPVTPLVDKGVLEALTAVGATGKHGEITRVVVDSTLYIAFGLGMLDDDGESNPRTGFSETSVRRAVASAARSLKGVDHAVIGAELGVRPIVEGLVLGGYVYNGFKSTGAEELSTAEGEKLAEAEGIEPAVDATAKVTVLGTEEQQEEFDAALTIAQATGLARDLVNTPANYLFPASYADIVADLGRSAGLTVEVLDESALAEQGFGGILAVGQGSARPPRLVHLSWAPADAERSVALVGKGVTFDTGGISIKPAAGMDQMVMDMGGSAAVCAAVLAAAQLNLPVRVDAWMALAENMPSGSAQRPGDVITHYGGITSEVLNTDAEGRLVLADAIARASEENPDDLIEVSTLTGAQMVALGKRTFAVMGTDELRDRIADTARELDEPAWAMPLLEEHEEEIASKVADLRNIGGDRYGGMEYAGTYLSRFVADGINWAHLDIASPAWNSGAPYGITPARATGVPVRTLIEVLRADPRPQRA
- a CDS encoding branched-chain amino acid aminotransferase, with the protein product MTDATDFTVTTNPNPATDAQIAEVLADPKFGNHFTDHMVSIDWTADKGWHNAQVRPYEALSCDPASMVFHYGQAIFEGLKAYRHADGSIVAFRPEQNAQRMQASARRLAMPEIPEDLFIEAVRQLVDVDQRWVPEAGGEASLYLRPFMIATEIGLGVHPANSYTFFVIASPAGAYFKGGVKPVKVWVSDEYVRAAPGGTGAAKFAGNYAASLAAQAAAEEQDCDQVVWLDAVERRYIEEMGGMNLMFVYGSEGGEVTVVTPQLSGSLLPGITRDSLLQVARDLGYETKERLISYEQWRDDVASGAMTESFACGTAAVITPVGHVVGKELDFTVNDNKAGDVTMKMRERLTAIQRGEAADEHGWIHALVTA
- a CDS encoding nicotinate-nucleotide--dimethylbenzimidazole phosphoribosyltransferase, which encodes MIEFPPVPAPDVTAEARLKESLVSNPRAMSYGRLAQVAAWLAGCQGTHIPQRLARPRTIVFAGDHGIASRGVSAFTPEASVLQAEEMEAGSAPVNTAARIAGSSVRLVDVSLNREPEDTQDKISLATRPFDVDNAMDDADFLRAAQLGVRIADQEIDSGADFFIIGDLGVGNTTVAAAVMATFAYTEPVKIVGRGSGINDEVWKVKVAAVRDAMFRVRDVRNDLEAVLTAISSPDFVAAAAFMAQAAVRSTPMLIDGAFTAVAAYIAERLAPGAKQWMMAGQLSPEPCHAIAVQALDLTPLAALDITTGQGVGALTVFPAITATIDLIADEMRVQEAHEAEGHAEVSGDEPGWEVDDAT
- a CDS encoding DUF3043 domain-containing protein, with amino-acid sequence MKLPWKKDETAASSASGSTKVELPETPKEEKKLPKGYTPPKGRPTPKRHDQEVKRGVVRDKNALSTPQAAQKRKELKASMSKEEWKQYKKDEREKRREYNRDIQAKMDAGDERYLLARDQGDVRRYVRDWVDSRRFLSNFVMPAAFVLLILMFFGSRNPMLANAVSIGSLVFIIAMFAEAFIIGRRANNAVRKKFPSTTETGFSLGMYAYSRATQPRNWRTPKPQVAIGATV